A portion of the Coriobacteriia bacterium genome contains these proteins:
- a CDS encoding response regulator transcription factor: MFYGCRLASLLLLIAFHGPIYRNAARVSVMGCSLMVLGTMVRIVAAQPINGASYDGMVLVGYALSGLGYMPCLFLLYYGLARTFDLTSALIVTLLAMVCKEQGPALVSLLPENARIWALLGIVVLMMGALTAFWGACRALPPDSVCVRVASVHEWRDLWYLVALGAISSLSVFFFNSVSHVGLAGAATSVASSATSGVISTLPGKIVSLLVCVGLGYFTVVCRAHRPLAVRFVPAFVAIALSSALATVASMMGGALAMKTVETLLLGVYDFNQYLSWALLVCVVRRGQATTIRGFTAVFCMHELLATFVGPLSVDVSSASGSVLTIVFGLLVTVLAGIVLPFAMMKHATWVPATGSRRALPSAVYASVETNAPAFAGEGSLLNAATPGHLEPRLASEIDDLGFETAGRLADVLRERCRYVAGLYGLTEREGEVFYLLCQGQSRLAICQRLCMSEGTVKTHIAHIYEKTGVNTREALSDLVFAQIG; encoded by the coding sequence GTGTTTTACGGGTGCCGCCTGGCCTCGCTGCTTTTGCTCATCGCTTTTCACGGCCCCATCTATCGCAATGCCGCGCGTGTCAGCGTGATGGGCTGTTCGCTTATGGTACTGGGGACCATGGTGCGCATCGTGGCGGCGCAGCCTATTAATGGCGCGTCTTATGACGGCATGGTTCTCGTCGGCTATGCGCTGAGCGGCCTGGGCTATATGCCGTGTCTCTTCTTGCTGTATTACGGTTTGGCGCGGACGTTCGATCTCACCTCGGCGCTCATCGTGACGCTCTTGGCCATGGTGTGCAAAGAACAGGGCCCCGCCCTTGTTTCCTTGCTACCCGAGAACGCTCGGATATGGGCTTTGTTGGGGATTGTCGTGCTCATGATGGGGGCGCTTACTGCGTTTTGGGGAGCGTGCCGCGCGCTGCCTCCTGACTCTGTCTGCGTGCGGGTTGCTTCTGTGCACGAGTGGCGAGATCTTTGGTATCTGGTGGCGCTGGGCGCTATTTCGAGTTTGTCCGTATTTTTCTTCAACAGCGTAAGCCACGTTGGGTTGGCGGGGGCTGCGACATCGGTCGCGTCGAGTGCAACAAGCGGGGTAATCTCTACATTGCCAGGCAAGATCGTATCGCTTTTGGTGTGCGTGGGGCTGGGATATTTTACAGTTGTCTGTCGGGCCCATCGCCCGCTCGCTGTGCGCTTTGTGCCGGCGTTTGTCGCTATCGCACTCTCATCAGCTCTGGCAACCGTCGCCTCGATGATGGGAGGTGCCCTGGCGATGAAGACGGTTGAAACGCTCTTGCTTGGAGTGTACGACTTCAATCAGTACCTCTCTTGGGCACTGCTCGTGTGCGTTGTACGTAGAGGGCAGGCGACGACTATCCGAGGTTTTACGGCCGTCTTTTGCATGCACGAGCTGCTGGCGACGTTTGTGGGGCCGCTGTCTGTCGACGTGTCTTCGGCAAGTGGTTCAGTTCTCACGATTGTGTTTGGTTTGCTGGTTACCGTGCTGGCGGGTATTGTCCTGCCGTTTGCGATGATGAAACACGCCACATGGGTGCCGGCGACAGGTTCTCGGAGGGCTTTGCCTTCTGCTGTGTACGCGTCTGTTGAGACAAATGCGCCCGCATTTGCTGGCGAGGGCTCGCTACTGAACGCGGCGACTCCTGGGCACCTGGAGCCGCGGTTGGCGTCAGAAATCGACGACCTCGGGTTCGAGACGGCTGGGCGTCTCGCCGACGTGCTGAGGGAGCGGTGCCGCTACGTCGCGGGGCTTTACGGGCTGACGGAGCGCGAGGGCGAGGTGTTCTACCTCTTGTGCCAGGGGCAGAGCCGATTGGCCATCTGCCAGCGTCTTTGCATGTCGGAGGGCACGGTCAAGACGCATATAGCCCACATTTACGAGAAGACGGGCGTCAATACGCGTGAGGCGCTTAGCGACTTGGTGTTCGCGCAGATAGGGTAG
- a CDS encoding FAD-dependent oxidoreductase, which produces MGNATRRQFVGMGAAAATAALGATALTASASEATDQFDMEYDVVVIGFGGAGACAAIEAHDAGATVGIIEKNPEDAHWSNTRLSGGVFHCADPTGDHDALVEYIKAMMSGENCPWKLEGEQPHVSQEMAEMFADGVLQTKDFLLAQAPDLDGDLMTPGGDASFPMFPCFEEAKYGATRSCRYLGSADADTSLLPQDRPRETKSNGEAFWWALAEDGVKTLRPEIDVMYETPAKELIMQDGRVVGVVATQGDKEVRICAKKSVVLCCGGYEYNLPMRRAFLEGPGVKGWCFYGTQSNTGDGIEMAIKIGAGLAKVGKAASRIEIAVPYGEHWDSDGLKQGVASAITSAPNSMVVDNYGNRYADEFIITDSTRPYRYQFYKEAVQYELLTMSYPRIPSWLIFDETLRSSKCAVSSSSSVAAFGLVPWSKDNLDAIERGWILKADTLEELAEKIIADPENREMMTPEQLVESVKRFNDSCAAGKDEEFDRDISTMAPVETGPFYAIKLYPGGPNTKGGIDANAKRQALDWNGEPIPGLYTAGEISSVFKFTYQAGGNLTECIVCGRVAGQNAAAEEAWK; this is translated from the coding sequence ATGGGGAACGCGACTCGTCGTCAGTTCGTAGGCATGGGTGCAGCTGCGGCTACCGCAGCCCTGGGCGCCACGGCGCTGACGGCCTCAGCGAGTGAGGCAACCGATCAGTTCGACATGGAGTACGACGTCGTCGTCATCGGCTTCGGCGGGGCAGGCGCCTGCGCAGCTATCGAGGCCCATGATGCCGGCGCGACCGTCGGCATCATCGAGAAGAACCCCGAGGACGCTCACTGGAGCAATACGCGTCTCTCGGGTGGCGTTTTCCACTGTGCCGATCCCACCGGCGACCACGACGCGCTCGTCGAGTACATCAAGGCCATGATGAGCGGCGAGAACTGCCCCTGGAAGCTTGAAGGCGAGCAGCCGCACGTGTCGCAAGAGATGGCCGAGATGTTCGCCGATGGTGTCCTGCAGACGAAGGACTTCTTGCTTGCCCAAGCCCCCGATCTCGACGGCGATCTCATGACGCCCGGCGGCGATGCCTCGTTCCCGATGTTCCCGTGCTTTGAAGAGGCCAAGTATGGCGCCACGCGCAGCTGCCGTTACCTCGGTTCTGCCGACGCCGACACGAGCCTTCTGCCCCAGGACCGCCCCCGCGAGACGAAATCCAATGGCGAGGCGTTTTGGTGGGCACTTGCCGAGGACGGCGTGAAGACACTGCGCCCCGAGATCGACGTCATGTACGAGACGCCGGCCAAGGAGCTCATCATGCAAGACGGACGCGTCGTTGGCGTCGTCGCCACGCAGGGCGACAAGGAGGTTCGCATCTGCGCCAAGAAGAGCGTCGTGCTGTGCTGCGGCGGCTACGAGTACAACCTGCCGATGCGTCGCGCGTTCCTCGAGGGCCCCGGCGTCAAGGGATGGTGCTTCTACGGCACGCAGAGCAACACAGGCGACGGCATCGAGATGGCCATCAAGATCGGCGCCGGCCTGGCCAAGGTCGGCAAGGCGGCCTCACGCATCGAGATCGCTGTGCCCTACGGCGAGCACTGGGACTCCGACGGTCTGAAGCAGGGCGTGGCCTCTGCCATCACGTCTGCTCCCAACTCCATGGTCGTTGACAACTACGGCAACCGCTACGCCGACGAGTTCATCATTACCGATTCGACGCGCCCCTACCGTTACCAGTTCTACAAGGAGGCCGTGCAGTACGAGCTGCTCACGATGAGCTATCCGCGCATCCCCAGCTGGCTCATCTTCGACGAGACGCTGCGCAGCTCCAAGTGCGCCGTGTCCTCGAGCTCGTCTGTGGCGGCGTTCGGCCTCGTGCCCTGGTCCAAGGACAACCTCGACGCCATCGAGCGCGGCTGGATCCTCAAAGCAGACACGCTTGAGGAGCTCGCCGAGAAGATCATCGCTGACCCCGAGAACCGCGAGATGATGACACCCGAGCAGCTCGTCGAGAGCGTCAAGAGGTTCAACGACTCCTGTGCCGCCGGCAAGGACGAGGAGTTCGACCGCGACATCTCCACGATGGCGCCGGTCGAGACTGGCCCGTTCTACGCCATCAAGCTCTATCCGGGCGGCCCCAACACGAAGGGCGGCATCGACGCCAACGCCAAGCGCCAGGCGCTCGACTGGAACGGCGAGCCCATCCCCGGTCTGTACACGGCCGGCGAGATCTCGTCCGTCTTCAAGTTCACGTACCAGGCAGGCGGCAACCTGACGGAGTGCATCGTCTGCGGCCGCGTCGCCGGCCAGAATGCCGCCGCCGAAGAGGCGTGGAAGTAG
- a CDS encoding ABC transporter substrate-binding protein: MNRIAATQSSQNILAGQGISRRAFLGGLAAAGAALLGLGLGVSGQPDLALAVDAKDASGSAKADSAAAEEPAVQGTLDSIKVAFVQLVDNDAFVRMIDGFKTGMKKAGYEEGVNATFDVKNAQGDTPTLNSIAIDLKNADYDVVVPIATPAAQACANAGLSCPVVFISVTDPVAAGIMEALDKPTLGVTGTSNVIPVDEIFKLADQLKTKDIATYGLLYCTGETNAVATIAKAKAYLDGEGKKYEEATVANSSEVAQAAAQLASKVDLIYIPVDSTVQAAMPQVVDAAAKAGIPVYGSDPVMVRSGALACVSVSNEELGERSAQMAVEITNGTPVEQVPAVTFDTFTPVVNKATAEALGVTLPDDGSMQIVEA, translated from the coding sequence ATGAACCGCATTGCCGCCACCCAGAGCTCCCAGAACATCCTCGCAGGCCAGGGCATCTCCCGTCGCGCCTTCCTCGGTGGCCTCGCCGCTGCCGGCGCCGCGCTGCTTGGCCTTGGTCTGGGCGTTTCCGGCCAGCCGGACCTGGCTCTTGCTGTTGACGCCAAAGATGCCTCCGGCTCTGCGAAGGCCGACTCCGCTGCCGCCGAAGAGCCCGCCGTTCAGGGCACGCTCGACTCCATCAAGGTCGCCTTTGTTCAGCTCGTCGACAACGATGCGTTTGTCCGCATGATCGACGGCTTCAAGACGGGCATGAAGAAGGCTGGCTACGAGGAGGGCGTCAACGCCACGTTCGACGTCAAGAACGCCCAGGGTGACACCCCGACGCTCAACTCCATCGCCATCGACCTCAAGAATGCTGACTACGACGTCGTCGTGCCCATCGCCACGCCGGCTGCCCAGGCGTGCGCCAACGCCGGCCTGAGCTGCCCCGTCGTGTTCATCTCCGTCACGGACCCCGTCGCTGCCGGCATCATGGAGGCACTCGACAAGCCGACGCTGGGCGTCACGGGCACGAGCAACGTCATTCCGGTCGACGAGATCTTCAAGCTGGCCGATCAGCTCAAGACGAAGGACATCGCCACGTACGGCCTGCTGTACTGCACGGGCGAGACGAACGCCGTCGCCACCATCGCCAAGGCCAAGGCCTATCTCGACGGCGAGGGCAAGAAGTACGAGGAGGCCACCGTCGCCAACTCCTCTGAGGTCGCCCAGGCAGCGGCTCAGCTGGCTAGCAAGGTCGATCTCATCTACATCCCGGTGGACTCCACGGTGCAGGCCGCGATGCCGCAGGTCGTGGACGCCGCGGCGAAGGCGGGCATCCCCGTGTACGGCAGCGACCCCGTCATGGTGCGCTCCGGCGCGCTGGCGTGCGTCTCCGTCTCCAACGAGGAACTGGGCGAGCGCTCGGCGCAGATGGCCGTCGAGATCACGAACGGCACGCCTGTTGAGCAGGTGCCGGCCGTGACGTTCGACACGTTTACGCCCGTCGTCAACAAGGCCACGGCCGAAGCGCTCGGTGTCACACTGCCCGACGACGGCTCCATGCAGATCGTCGAGGCGTAA
- a CDS encoding DedA family protein, whose translation MNPIEFLLNLLHDPRGAIAGWITTLGAIWVYAPLFLIIFIETGVVVMPFLPGDSLLFAAGVFANGGGLSLFPLLATVWCAAILGDQCNFAIGHFFGRRIVASGKIKSLTPERVQKTEALLEKFGPLAIFLGRFIPFLRTFVPFFAGIGGMHWSHFVVWNVLGGLTWSTLFTLLGYFFGGVPFVQQHFEWVIILIILISVIPVIVGSIKAALARKKSKAAGVPEQVATVDAPEDADIMASVANFSMADLNRDPDEDETPREPLEAEPADEPEPEEENEPASSEEPATAENADRREKKPADPEEAEEPDPEDEPRKLGRHFAS comes from the coding sequence ATGAACCCCATCGAATTTCTGCTGAACTTGCTGCACGACCCGCGCGGGGCCATTGCTGGCTGGATCACGACGCTGGGCGCCATCTGGGTGTACGCGCCGCTGTTCCTCATCATCTTCATTGAAACCGGTGTCGTCGTCATGCCGTTTTTGCCGGGCGACTCTCTGCTGTTCGCGGCCGGCGTGTTTGCCAACGGCGGCGGGCTCAGCCTGTTCCCGCTGCTGGCGACCGTGTGGTGTGCCGCCATCCTCGGCGACCAGTGCAACTTTGCCATCGGTCACTTCTTCGGCCGGCGCATCGTCGCGTCGGGCAAGATCAAGTCGCTGACGCCCGAGCGCGTGCAGAAGACGGAGGCCCTGCTCGAGAAGTTCGGCCCGCTTGCCATCTTCCTCGGCCGCTTCATTCCGTTCCTGCGCACGTTCGTGCCGTTCTTCGCCGGCATTGGCGGCATGCACTGGAGCCACTTCGTTGTGTGGAACGTGCTGGGCGGTCTGACGTGGTCCACGCTGTTTACGCTGCTCGGCTACTTCTTCGGTGGCGTGCCGTTCGTACAGCAGCACTTCGAATGGGTCATTATCCTCATCATCCTCATTTCGGTGATTCCGGTCATCGTTGGCTCTATCAAGGCGGCACTTGCTCGCAAGAAGTCCAAGGCGGCGGGTGTTCCGGAGCAGGTCGCTACCGTTGACGCGCCGGAGGATGCCGACATCATGGCGTCTGTGGCGAACTTCTCGATGGCTGACCTCAATCGCGACCCCGACGAGGACGAGACGCCGCGCGAGCCTCTGGAGGCCGAGCCCGCTGACGAGCCCGAGCCGGAAGAGGAGAACGAGCCCGCCAGTTCCGAGGAGCCCGCGACGGCGGAGAACGCTGACCGCCGCGAGAAGAAGCCTGCCGATCCCGAGGAGGCTGAGGAGCCCGACCCCGAGGACGAGCCGCGCAAGCTCGGCCGGCACTTCGCTTCCTAG
- a CDS encoding ATP-binding cassette domain-containing protein has product MPALVVRDLSKTFSPGTPMEKKALRGVDLTLAPGEFACIIGSNGAGKSTLFNAISGEFMPDGGSVTLGGRDITYQPDYKRARRISRVFQDPMRGTAPGLTVAENIAMPYMRAGGHGGSPLRLALGRKTRERIREQLASLGFGLEDRMDTKVGLLSGGQRQAVSLLMCTIGNPDLLLLDEHTAALDPVAAERIMALTEQVVRERGIATLMVTHNMQQALSVGDRTIVMDAGRVVADIPQQRRATMTLSDLMALYRERAGAELASDEMLLTR; this is encoded by the coding sequence GTGCCGGCGCTTGTGGTGCGCGACCTGAGCAAGACGTTCTCGCCGGGTACGCCCATGGAGAAGAAGGCGCTGCGCGGCGTCGACCTCACGCTGGCGCCGGGGGAGTTCGCCTGCATCATCGGCAGCAACGGCGCCGGGAAGTCGACGCTGTTCAACGCGATCTCCGGCGAGTTCATGCCCGACGGCGGCTCGGTGACGCTCGGTGGACGCGATATCACCTACCAGCCCGATTACAAGCGGGCGCGGCGCATCTCGCGCGTGTTCCAGGACCCGATGCGTGGCACGGCGCCGGGACTGACCGTGGCGGAGAACATCGCGATGCCCTACATGCGTGCGGGCGGGCACGGCGGGTCGCCGCTGCGGCTGGCGCTGGGTCGAAAGACGCGCGAGCGCATTCGCGAGCAGCTGGCGAGCCTGGGCTTTGGCCTGGAGGATCGCATGGACACGAAGGTGGGGTTGCTCTCGGGCGGCCAGCGCCAGGCCGTCTCGCTGCTCATGTGCACGATCGGCAACCCTGACCTGCTGCTGCTCGACGAGCACACGGCTGCGCTCGACCCGGTGGCTGCCGAGCGCATCATGGCGCTGACGGAGCAGGTCGTGCGCGAGCGGGGTATCGCGACGCTCATGGTGACGCACAACATGCAGCAGGCGCTCTCCGTGGGCGACCGCACGATCGTCATGGATGCCGGGCGCGTTGTGGCCGACATCCCCCAGCAACGCCGCGCGACGATGACGCTGAGCGACCTCATGGCCCTCTACCGCGAGCGCGCCGGTGCCGAGCTCGCCTCCGATGAAATGCTGCTGACGAGGTAG
- a CDS encoding ABC transporter permease, with product MSIPLLLDASLLGLQYALLAVGVYLTFRILNIPDLTVDGSFCLGMSVTAVLCVAGHPFLGLLAGALAGAAAGMVTGLLMTKAKINPLLAGIITMTGLYTVNITVLGGPNVSLLMADKGYTVISDVTGLSADVSEIVFTLAIVAAVVVLLALFFRTELGLCIRATGDNESMVRASSINAGAMKVGTLALSNALVALAGGVLAQCQGFADVSSGTGMIIIGLASVIIGELFGGGRSVTFGLVGAVVGSVVYRIIVQVALSLDIMSANSLKLVSAVIVAAFLCVPAVRVWVSERRMRAQARAKGRG from the coding sequence ATGAGTATCCCGCTGCTTCTCGACGCTTCGCTGCTCGGCCTGCAGTACGCGCTGCTGGCCGTTGGCGTTTACCTGACGTTTCGCATTCTCAACATCCCCGACCTCACCGTTGACGGGAGCTTTTGCCTCGGAATGTCGGTGACGGCCGTGCTGTGCGTGGCGGGCCATCCGTTCCTCGGTCTGCTCGCCGGCGCGCTGGCGGGTGCGGCTGCGGGCATGGTCACGGGCCTGCTCATGACGAAGGCCAAGATCAACCCGTTGCTGGCCGGCATCATCACGATGACGGGTCTCTACACCGTCAACATCACGGTGCTGGGCGGCCCGAACGTCTCGCTGCTCATGGCTGATAAGGGATACACGGTCATCTCGGACGTCACGGGACTGTCGGCCGACGTATCCGAGATCGTGTTCACGCTGGCGATCGTTGCGGCTGTTGTCGTCCTGCTCGCGTTGTTCTTCCGCACCGAGCTGGGCCTGTGCATCCGCGCGACCGGCGATAACGAGTCCATGGTGCGTGCGAGCTCCATCAACGCCGGCGCCATGAAGGTGGGCACACTGGCGCTGTCCAACGCGCTCGTCGCCCTTGCCGGTGGCGTGCTGGCGCAGTGCCAGGGCTTCGCTGACGTGAGCTCGGGCACGGGCATGATTATCATCGGCCTGGCGTCCGTCATCATCGGTGAGCTGTTCGGTGGCGGGCGCTCCGTGACGTTCGGGCTGGTGGGCGCTGTCGTGGGTTCGGTTGTCTACCGCATCATCGTGCAGGTGGCACTGTCGCTTGACATCATGAGCGCTAACTCGCTCAAGCTCGTGTCCGCCGTCATCGTGGCGGCGTTTCTGTGCGTGCCGGCCGTGCGTGTGTGGGTTTCCGAGCGGCGGATGCGTGCCCAGGCGCGGGCGAAGGGGCGTGGATAG
- the dnaX gene encoding DNA polymerase III subunit gamma/tau codes for MESLYRTYRPQTFADMVGQKHIVATLRNALTENRVAHAYLFCGPRGTGKTTTARVLAKALLCTGAGPDGLTPDPDGTCEECLAIAAGTHPDVYELDAASRTGVDNVREEIINRVAFAPTRGRYKVYIIDEVHMLTTQAFNALLKTLEEPPAHVIFVLCTTDPQKVPETILSRCQRLEFHRITTEDITARLAYVCEHEGFTADPEALALIARHSRGGLRDALSMLEQLSVFGDGSVRLDDAQTVLGEVGSEALVRMVEQICARDVAGCFAQVADLADRGVDIAQYVRDLTSYVRDLYVASVTGTKEGVLSGGTDAARAAEEAEKAGGSDRLARMLDVLGQLETNLRTSLDQRLSLEVALTRIARPQADLTLEALAERVSLLERQIAAGGGAAAVAGVPASVPGMGAAGVPRATGPAGATGAPGAGAQRATGSAGTAGFAGGVAPAAGASSPVAGGAPSPAACTASGMPIPRPVARPAVPAPTASSSRDVPRPQGGARPEIPRPAGAPASAGSRAVAMPGSPASPAPVGSASALGAPVHDPATAQRLWGQYASRVQAANPSVGGLLRQTEGTLREGGVLAITNHGSSFVGTMLMRANNKVVLERLAAEVYGSPVQVVMDVPGGASSAAPAGAGVAASGPATPGAGGASSQVGAPVPASAASPRANVPAPVGAAPARPGAPVPASAATPQVPDTPAAGVSAAARPPIPRPVQRAPQGPAAAGVGSAGVAAGPVGQGAPVGAAEIPSTPPVSAAPERALSEDDTPAYERVPDEVYDAYVPDDDDLPPFDESDASPANVSVGDAAPAQSAPAGDAAGEGVGGSMADLAKMLSAGFGGYVKVSEDRGTN; via the coding sequence ATGGAGTCGCTGTACCGCACGTACCGCCCGCAGACGTTTGCCGACATGGTGGGCCAGAAACACATCGTCGCGACACTGCGCAACGCTCTGACCGAGAACCGCGTTGCGCACGCGTATCTGTTCTGCGGCCCGCGTGGCACAGGAAAGACGACGACAGCGCGCGTGTTGGCGAAGGCCCTGCTTTGCACGGGCGCCGGCCCCGACGGTCTCACGCCCGACCCAGACGGCACGTGCGAGGAGTGCCTGGCCATCGCCGCCGGCACGCACCCCGACGTCTACGAACTCGACGCCGCCTCGCGCACTGGTGTCGACAACGTCCGCGAGGAGATCATCAACCGCGTGGCATTCGCCCCGACGCGTGGCCGCTACAAGGTGTACATCATCGACGAGGTCCACATGCTGACGACGCAGGCGTTCAACGCCCTGCTCAAGACGCTTGAGGAGCCGCCGGCCCACGTCATATTCGTCCTATGCACGACCGACCCGCAGAAAGTCCCCGAGACGATTCTCTCGCGCTGTCAGCGCCTTGAGTTCCACCGCATCACGACGGAGGACATCACGGCACGCTTGGCCTACGTCTGCGAGCACGAGGGCTTCACGGCCGACCCCGAGGCGCTGGCGCTCATCGCTCGTCACTCGCGCGGCGGCCTGCGTGACGCCTTGTCGATGCTCGAACAGCTCTCCGTGTTCGGCGACGGATCCGTGCGCCTCGACGATGCTCAGACCGTGCTGGGCGAGGTGGGCAGCGAGGCTCTCGTGCGCATGGTCGAGCAGATATGTGCGCGCGACGTGGCTGGGTGCTTTGCGCAGGTAGCCGACCTGGCTGACCGCGGTGTCGACATCGCGCAGTACGTGCGTGACCTCACGAGCTACGTGCGCGACCTGTACGTGGCGAGCGTGACGGGGACGAAGGAGGGCGTGCTGTCGGGCGGCACCGACGCGGCGCGCGCCGCCGAGGAAGCCGAGAAGGCTGGCGGCTCCGATCGCCTGGCGCGGATGCTCGACGTGCTGGGGCAGCTCGAGACGAACCTGCGCACCTCGCTCGACCAGCGGCTCTCTCTCGAGGTCGCTCTGACGAGGATCGCACGTCCCCAAGCAGACCTGACGCTCGAGGCTCTGGCCGAGCGCGTGTCCCTGCTCGAGCGGCAGATTGCTGCGGGCGGCGGGGCCGCGGCGGTTGCGGGGGTTCCGGCAAGCGTGCCTGGGATGGGTGCCGCGGGCGTCCCCAGGGCCACGGGCCCTGCTGGCGCCACGGGCGCACCGGGGGCTGGCGCCCAAAGGGCTACCGGCTCCGCTGGCACTGCAGGATTTGCGGGTGGAGTCGCACCTGCCGCGGGCGCATCGTCTCCTGTTGCCGGGGGCGCTCCCTCCCCGGCAGCTTGCACGGCAAGCGGTATGCCCATCCCTCGGCCAGTCGCGCGTCCGGCCGTTCCCGCTCCGACCGCCTCGTCCTCTCGCGATGTTCCGCGCCCTCAGGGTGGGGCTCGTCCAGAGATCCCTCGGCCTGCGGGTGCACCGGCGAGCGCCGGTTCCCGCGCTGTTGCCATGCCCGGAAGCCCTGCAAGCCCTGCGCCTGTCGGATCTGCGTCGGCGCTGGGCGCGCCTGTGCATGATCCTGCGACGGCGCAGCGTCTTTGGGGCCAGTATGCCAGCCGTGTACAGGCGGCCAACCCCTCGGTCGGCGGCCTGCTGCGCCAGACCGAAGGCACGCTGCGAGAGGGCGGTGTGCTTGCGATTACGAACCACGGCTCGAGCTTCGTAGGCACGATGCTCATGCGTGCGAACAACAAGGTTGTGCTCGAACGCCTCGCCGCTGAGGTATACGGCTCGCCGGTTCAGGTCGTCATGGATGTGCCAGGTGGGGCTTCCTCCGCGGCGCCTGCGGGTGCTGGTGTTGCTGCGAGCGGTCCTGCGACGCCGGGTGCGGGCGGGGCCTCCTCGCAAGTTGGTGCCCCCGTTCCTGCGAGCGCTGCTTCTCCCCGGGCTAACGTTCCTGCTCCTGTAGGTGCCGCCCCGGCGCGGCCCGGTGCTCCCGTTCCTGCGAGTGCTGCAACGCCGCAGGTTCCTGACACCCCGGCTGCCGGGGTGTCTGCCGCAGCGAGGCCGCCGATTCCACGTCCTGTCCAGCGCGCGCCTCAGGGTCCGGCCGCCGCGGGTGTGGGCTCTGCTGGCGTGGCCGCCGGGCCCGTCGGGCAGGGGGCGCCGGTGGGGGCTGCTGAGATCCCGTCAACGCCCCCGGTCTCCGCTGCTCCTGAGCGGGCGCTCTCGGAAGACGATACGCCAGCTTACGAGCGGGTTCCCGACGAGGTATACGACGCCTACGTGCCTGACGATGACGACCTGCCTCCGTTCGACGAGTCTGACGCCTCGCCGGCAAACGTCTCTGTGGGCGACGCTGCCCCAGCGCAGTCGGCGCCGGCGGGCGACGCCGCGGGCGAGGGCGTCGGAGGCTCGATGGCCGACCTCGCCAAGATGCTCTCCGCGGGCTTCGGCGGCTACGTAAAGGTCAGCGAGGACCGGGGCACGAACTAA